Genomic window (Methanomassiliicoccus sp.):
GTACCCGAGGGAGATCGAGTTCGTCGACACGCTGCCGAAGACGCGCAGCGGCAAGATCATGCGCCGGGTGCTCAAGGCCAAGGAGCTCGGTCAGCCGCTGGGGGACCTCTCCACGCTGGAGGATTGAACCGGCGAACGCCTCGCCCTGAAAATTCTTCCCTTCCTTTTTTTCATTTTTTTCATATAATCCATATTATAATATAGGCGTGTGAGAAACGACAACTTGGCAGCCGTTCATCATAAAACAGGACCTGAAGGGGTTTGCATAGCGGTCAGAGAAGGTTCTTGGGCACCTTGGTGAATAGTTCCTTCCATGACACGAAGCCGATCATCTTGCCGCTCTTGTCGACCACCGGAAGACGGCGGACGTTCTTATCGTTCATGATGCTGAGAGCCTCGGAGACCTTCATTTCCACGGGGACGGTCTGCACGGGAGAGCTCATGACCTCGGAGACCTTGAGGTGGAGGAATTTGGACTGGTTAGTCATGTAATGACGGAGCACATCCCTCTCGGTGAATATGCCGATTACCTTATCCTTGTCGTCCACAACGATCACGCTCCCCTGGTCGTGGTCCACCATAAGCTCTATGGCACTTAGAACGGAGTCCTCCGGGGATACAACTTCCATCTTTTGAGTCATGTAGTCCTTGACGAGCGCGGCCATGTTCTCGCTCCTGTGTTGAATCCTAATGTCCCGAACGATTGATAAACTAATGGGTCCTCAATGCTGAGAATCCGAACGATTGCTGGCTATCCTACGGATTGCGTAGTGGAACATCGATTCACCGCAATAAAATCGCGCTCTTTCTGCATCCGATGCCCCTCGATCTCCCAGATGCTCACCGGTCGGCGACCATATTGATGCGTCCGCACGGATTTTTATATCGATGGGGCGACATGAATGGGGCGACCACCGTTGGATGCCCCGTTAAGCGGCACGAGCAAACCGCGTTACCGCCCTCATCTGTGCCGGGGCTCGATGCCGAACCATTCCGCCTCATCCTTCACCCGGTAGAAGTCGAGGTCCAGCTTGATCGCCGCCAAGGCAGCCACCGATCCAGGGATGAGGAACAGGGGCTCTTCCAGCAGATAGGCGGTGGCAGCGGTGGCGGCAAGAACGACGGTTGCGACCACATAACGGTGGCGGTGACCCCTGACCGCTTTATCGTACTCGCTGGCGAATCGGGTCCTGTTACCGATAGGACCGATCACCGAGGCGAAGATGGCCGAGGAGAACATGGTAGCATCGTACAGCGCTCGCCGTGGATCCCTCCTCGGTTTCACCGAGACGATGCAGTCGTGCACGAAGCGTGGGGAGCACTTGGCCATCTCTATTCCCTCGCGCACCGCCTTCCGAGGTGGGGTCAGGGCGGCGATGTCGCTCTCCCGGGCATCGTGCCGCCAGTCCTTGAACCCGGTGTGCACGCACTTGTCCTGCACATAGTGGAGGCCGCGACCCAATGATTTGACCGCCCAGTAATCGTTCCCTGCCAGGTAGGCCTTGCGGGCCCGCCAAGCGTAGGCCATGATCGTCCCGGTGGGGGGCATGTGATGAGGTGCCCTGCCGATGTAGGTCCTCCCGCCCTTGCTGACCCGATAGGCGAGGTCAGGACGCTTGTCTGGCTCGATGGATCCTGCACAGAACGCCCTCTCGAGGTCCTCGGGGAGATTCATCTCCGCCGCTATGGCGCGAGCTATGGCCGTATGGCTCTTCCACTTCATCCCATCCCTGGGGCGGGCAGGGTTGGAACTGATATATATAAAAGTCAGGGGACCTGGCCGAAAGTGCCTACCTCCGGCATGAAGCTCCCCCGACCTGCAACCATTATCCGC
Coding sequences:
- a CDS encoding CBS domain-containing protein is translated as MAALVKDYMTQKMEVVSPEDSVLSAIELMVDHDQGSVIVVDDKDKVIGIFTERDVLRHYMTNQSKFLHLKVSEVMSSPVQTVPVEMKVSEALSIMNDKNVRRLPVVDKSGKMIGFVSWKELFTKVPKNLL
- a CDS encoding zinc dependent phospholipase C family protein, which gives rise to MKWKSHTAIARAIAAEMNLPEDLERAFCAGSIEPDKRPDLAYRVSKGGRTYIGRAPHHMPPTGTIMAYAWRARKAYLAGNDYWAVKSLGRGLHYVQDKCVHTGFKDWRHDARESDIAALTPPRKAVREGIEMAKCSPRFVHDCIVSVKPRRDPRRALYDATMFSSAIFASVIGPIGNRTRFASEYDKAVRGHRHRYVVATVVLAATAATAYLLEEPLFLIPGSVAALAAIKLDLDFYRVKDEAEWFGIEPRHR